A stretch of DNA from Lotus japonicus ecotype B-129 chromosome 4, LjGifu_v1.2:
TTTTTGGGTAAACGAACAACGTCATGGAGTTCctggccgcgaaaggatgaagaACAACTATCCCTTTTGTGTCCTCGGCGACAGTTTCTCTATCAACCACCGCGAACCACGACTTCCTCCGacgactcttcgccgacaagtttctAAAACTTGATTCTTGTAAGCCTTCaacctttgtatatgttttaTCTTCGGGCAAGcaagttttaaagaaaaataaacatttttccttgttattgtgaaaatcagagtttaaaatttgattagtaaatagttttgatttttttaactgTTATTGATTCAGAACATGTTATTGCAACTGTTATTGAGAATGTTGAGCCTGATGTTCAAACAATTGAAAGGGAATCCCAGGATTTCTCAATAAGAAACCCTGAGGTCGATGTTGATGTTGATCAAACAAATCATAAAGAGGCTATTCCTGATCCTGTAAGTGTGTCTCCAACAAGCCCTGTGATTACACCACCGCCATCATTTATGATGGATGATGCTGTTTCTCCTTCTCCTACTGTTTCTCCTGAAGAACCTGCCTCTGAGGAAGAGGTTCATGAGaaggatgatgatgaggacACATAATCTGATGATTTTGTGCTGGCAAGTTTTGtggctgagaaaaagaaaaagaaaaaacaatctTCTACTCCCtcctcaaaatcaaaatcatgcAAGAATCCTAAGACTTATAGGAGTAACAGGTCCAAGTTcctaagaaaaaaaagaaggacaagaagaagaaggtcactGTTGTTGAGGAAGAAAAATGATTCTAGTGAATGTTCTAGAGGCTCCTTTGGACAATATCTCATTCCACTTCGTGGAAAGTGCTGCCAAATGGAAGTATGTCTTCCAGAGAAGAATTGCTCGGGAAAGGGTGCTTGTCCCAGAAGCTCTTGGTTATGGATTTAATTGCTGCTGCTAGTCTCGTGAAGACAGTGTCTGGTTTTGGGAGATGCTTtgacaagcttgtgaaggaattCATTGTCAACATAACCCCCGAGTGCAACGTCTCTAGAAGTGTTGAGTTCAGGAAGGTGTATGTTAGAGGTAATGGTGTTAATTTTTCTCCTATTTTGATTAATGCTTTCTAGGAAGGAGCCATGTGGCTCATGTTTTTGAAGATATCTCATTTAGTGAGATCACTAAAGAGATCATTGTTAGGCAAGTGATAACTTGGCCCAGGAAGGGAATGTTGTCTACTGGCACTTTGAGTGTCAAGTATGCCTTGCTGAATCGCATTGGAGCTGCAAATTGGATGCTTACAAATCAGTCGTCTCACATCTCCATTGGGTTAGCCAAATTGATTTATATGATTGGCACCAAGACTCCTTTTGATTTTGGAGCTTTGGTTTTTTAGCAAACTATAAAGCACGCGGATACTCT
This window harbors:
- the LOC130712727 gene encoding uncharacterized protein LOC130712727 — translated: MSSREELLGKGCLSQKLLVMDLIAAASLVKTVSGFGRCFDKLVKEFIVNITPECNVSRSVEFRKVYVRGRSHVAHVFEDISFSEITKEIIVRQVITWPRKGMLSTGTLSVKYALLNRIGAANWMLTNQSSHISIGLAKLIYMIGTKTPFDFGALIVALDEYPVQKASPLTFDQRLYVGTYDPDIVVDVGQVGADGAKGLRLSAISSYVLAELVEISKILQDTIVSCTQRKKKKVDLLINSLSMGKAPAGDEGNQADVEPSVGTSSDSSD